Genomic segment of Streptomyces zhihengii:
CCGAGGACCTGACCGAGGGGTCGGCCCGGTACCACCATCTGGAGCTGGTGGTGCTTGCCGCGTGCAGCAGCAACGTCTCCGTGCACGGCCACGACGAGGCGTACGGCTTGTCCACGGCGTTCCTGGTCGCGGGCGCCAGGTCGGTCCTGGGGTCCCTCTGGCCGGTACCGGACGAGGCGACCTCGCTCCTGATGTACATGACGCACCACTACCTGGTGCGTGAGGGGCTGTCACCCGGGCAGGCCCTGCGGCAGGCGCAGTTGTGGATGCTCCGGGACAGGCGAACACGTCGTGCGCCGGACGGGATGCCCCCGGAACTCGTGGCGCGGCTGCCCGACCTCGACGGTCGGGACCTGACCGGCTGGGCGGGATTCACTCATCTCGGGTGGTGAGGCCCAGGATGGAGATCAGGGTACTTCGGTGCGGATCACCACCGAGGCAGTGCCCCACAGGCCCACGCGGTCGGCAGGGCCACCCGGCAGCCGTGTGCTGCGCGGAGGAGTGAGCCGCAGCGGCCCGGCGATGTCCGTTCCTCGGTGGTGCCGCCATCCGTCCACAGACCAGGCGGGAAGCCTGAACGGCTCGGTGTTGAGCTCGTTCTGCGCGACGACGAGCTTCAGCACGTCCCGGGTGTGTGCACCGGGTGACACCGGTCGGCCGGGCGGTAGGCGCAGCCAGACGGGCTCTCCTCGTCGTGCCACGCCAGGGTGGCCCGGTGCGACGAAGTCGCCTTCGAACAGTGCTGGGGAGCACTCATAGTTGTCCGCCAGATACAGCAGGACGCACCACAGCTCGCCCTCCCCCAGATTGTGGATCCGTACCCGCACCTGCGGCTCGCGCCCGTCGGGTGTGTACGAGCAGACGATCTCGCCCTCACCGGTGTGCCGCAGGTCGCCGACGAGCGGCTCGACGCTCACGCGGATCAGGGAGGACAGGGAGGCGTCCGGGTTGGCGAGATCGAGCAGGTGGTGCCAGCGGGCGATGTGCGCGCAGCAGTCCGCGACGCGGGCGGCGTCCGCCGGGGAGCGCAGTGGGAGCGGGGCGACGGGGTGGCCGGCGCCCCCGGAGACGCGGGCCCACCCGCCGCCCGTCTCGACCAGCAGCGGCAGCCCTGGGCCGCCCGCCGCCAGCATCGGTGAGGCCCCGACGGCGTCCTCGACGAGGCGGACGTCTCCCGGGCGCCCGGTGACGGTCACCGCGGCGGGCGGGAAGGCGAGGGCGGACGGGGTGACGGGATGCACGGCCTCGACGTCTTCCGTGCTCGGCTGCCAGCCCACGGTCCTGGCGAGCGACGTCTCCGGTCCGACCTCGTGCACGGCCACCACTCGTGGCCCTCGGGCGTCCGGCCCGGACGGTGTGAGGAGGGTGAACTCGGCTCCCGGGGAGCGCAGCCCGTGAGCCGCGCCGCAGTTCACCTCCCAGCCGCGAGCCGTGTGCCGCAGCAGGTAGGGCGAGTCGCCCGTCTCCTCGCCGTGCAGGAAGCGCCGGGTGGCCGGGCCCCGCAGTTCGGGCCGCTGGAGGTGGGTGCTGTCGCGGACGCGTTCCTCGGCGAGGGCGTGGACCCTGCCGTAGGTCGAGCGGGGGCCGAGGCGGTCGAGGGCGTGGAGCAGGGAATGGGACCACCAGCCGCGGCTCTCACCGCCGATGACTTCTTCGTACGCGCTCTCGTGGGGGCGGCAGGCGGCGAGCAGGACGTGTTCGGGGGCGGCCTCCGGTGCGGTGCCCCGGAGGCCCCGCGCGCCCGGGGTGTGCCACCACGGCCGCCACTCGACCCCGCGTGCGGTCGCCCCGCGCCTGGTCGCCCCGCCCGAGTGGCAGCAGTCCAGCACGGCCACGACGTGCACGCCCCGCCGCGCGATGCCGTCGAGCATGTCCCCCAGATCGGTGTCCTGGAGCAGCGGCTGCCCGCCCTCGGTGAGGCTGTCGTGGCACACCAGGGCCTGGGTGTGGCCGGTGGACGCGAGCGGGTCCTCGGTGCGGCGTTCGCTGCCGTGGCCGCTGTACCAGAGCAGGGCCGTGTCGCCGGGGCCCGCGCTGCCGAGGTGGCGGTCGATGCCCGTGACCAGGGCGTCCCGGGTGGCCTCCGCGTTCCGTAAGCGCAGGACGTCGGGCTGTAACCCGGGTTGGCGCCGCAGCCAGTCCTCGGCCGCCGCCACGTCGTTCACACACCCCCTCAGAGGGGAGTCCGGATAGGTGTCGATGCCCACGAAAAGCGCGTACACGGTCCGCATACCGAAATTTTGCCACCGCCCGAGGGTGCCGCCGGGGCGGATTCCGGTTGTTTGCGGGGCAGATCGCGGGTGCACCGTGTACGGATCCGTGCGCGGAGCGTCGATGTCCTGGAATGATCGGTCGCTGCGCCGTGACGGGTTCCGCGTGGACCGGCGCCGCACGACAGCGAGTTGCGTGGGAAGGGAATCGGCGTGACGTTCGGGGGACACAATCCGTACGGGCCTCAGCCCGGCAATCCGTACGGCGGCGGGCAGCCGCCGGGCGGTGGGAATCCGTACGGGCCGCAGCCCGGCAATCCGTACGGCGGCGGGCCGCCGCCGGGCAGCCCGTACGTGCCGCCGCAGCCCGTGCCGCCGTACGTCCCGCCGCGGCCGCCGTCCCTGTGGCAGCAGTTCCGGCACGAGGAGTGGCCGCCGCTGCGCGAGGTCATGGGGCGGCTGCGGGGCGGCTGGCTGGTGTCGCTGCTCTTCTGCTGCATGCCCGTCTGGATCCTCGTGCTCTACCCGCTCGCGCGGTCGGCGCGGAGGCAGGCGCGCGTCAAGTTCCCGCCTGACCTGCACCGGCGGATCCACGATCCCGAGGTGTGGCGGGCGCAGAAGACGCGGGCCTACGTGGCCCTGGGCGCCTCGATGCTGATCCTCGTCGCGTACGGCACGGGGGAGGACTGGGAGGAGATCCAGGACCAGTACATGATGCGGCTGGCCATCACCCCGTGGCTGCTGCTGCTCACGGCGCCGCTGGTGATCACCCTGCTGTTCCGGATGGCGCCGCCGGCCGCCCGGCCGAACATGCGGGCGCGGCTGCGGCCGTCGGTGCGGATGGTGCTCTGGTACTTCGGCGCGTTCACCGCGGTGCCGCTGATGTTCGCGGGCGTCATGCTGCTCACCCAGGAGTTGCAGGGCTACGTCTGGTCCCCGTTCCTGGCGCTCGGCCTGCTGATCCCGGTCGTCTGGGTCCTGTTCTTCGTGGGCTTCGGCTCGTCGACGATGGTGCGCACGGCGTTCGGCACCTCCGAGGTGCACGCGGCGCTCCCGGCGCTGCTGACGGGTGTGCTGGTGTGGGAGCTCGCGGCCATCAACCTGCTGACGGCGGGGATGCCGCCGGGCCCGCCGCTGGTGCAGATCCTGGCCGTGATCTGCGGGCCGCTGTCCGTCTCGGTGATCGCCTGGTGGGAGGTCGAGCGGCTGCGTACCCGGCACGGGGTGCGGCTGCGCGCCTGAACCGCGCCGCACGGCAACGGAGTCCGGACGCGCCGGCCCCTCGGGGGCCGGCGCGTCCGGCCGTTTCCGGGCGGGGTGCGGCAGGCCGGGGGCGGCGGCGCGGTCGACGGCCGCCGCGTCCGGCCGTTCCGGGCAGGGGCGGCGGGGCGGTCGGGCCCGAGGGTGAGCGGCCGTTCGGGCCCGGTAGGAACCGGCCGTTCCCGGCCCGCAATACCGCACCTCGGGGCGGACGGCGACCCCCGTGACGCGGCAAGTTCCTGACGGCGGGGGGAGAGGGTCCGGCAAGGGTTCTCCCTGTTTCCCCTCATGTCACCGGCTGGCTACGTTCCTCCAAGTGACATGTTCCGGCCACCCAGTGGCCGGGGCGTGGACCCCCCACCAGTACGGCTGCTCCCTTGCGGATGCGTGTCCGCACCCTCCGCAAGGGAGCGTCGTCCTTTGCCCGAGAGGGAACCACCACGTGAACAAGCCGACCCGAAGAGCCCTGTCCGCCGTCGCCGCCACGGCGACGCTGCTGGGACTCGCCGCGACGTCCTCCACGGCCGTCGCCGTCACCCCGGCCGCCTCCGGCACCGCGGCCCCGTCCGCCGCGGTGGCCGCCGAGCGGCTGATCGTCGGTTACAAGTCCGGTGTGCAGGAGGCGCGTTCCAACGGCGTCGCCGCCGCGGACGCCCAGGACAAGGCCGCCGACGCCGGCCAGGAGCTCAGGTTCGAGCGCCGCACCGGCACCGGTGCCGCCGTCTTCGACCTGGGCGAGAAGAAGTCCAGGGCCGAAGTCGCCGACCTGATGGCCGAGTTCCGTGGCGACCCGGACGTCGCCTTCGTCGAGCCGGAGCTGATCGCCCAGCCCCTGGCCGTCGCGGCCGACCCGAACGACACCGACTACGCCAAGCAGTGGGACCTCTTCGAGGCCACCGGCGGCATGAACGTCCCCGGCGCCTGGCCCACCACGACCGGCGCCGGTGTGACCGTCGCCGTCATCGACACCGGCTACGTCGCCCACTCGGACCTCGCCGGCAACATATCCGGCGGCTACGACTTCATATCCGACGCCGCCCGCGCCCGGGACAACAACGGCCGCGACGCCAACCCCGCCGACCAGGGCGACTGGTACGCCGTGGGCGAGTGCGGCACCAACACCACGCCGTCCGACTCCTCCTGGCACGGCACCCACGTCGGCGGCACCATCGGCGCGGTCACCGGCAACGGCAAGGGCATCGCCGGCGTCGCGTACGGCGCGAAGATCCAGCCCGTGCGCGTCCTCGGCAAGTGCGGCGGCTCCAGCGTCGACATCGCCGACGCCATCACCTGGGCCTCGGGCGGCACCGTCCCCGGCGTCCCGGCCAACCCCAACCCGGCCAAGGTCCTCAACCTGAGCCTCGGCGGCGCCTCGGCGACCTGCCCGAGCACCTACCAGAACGCGATCGACGGAGCCGTCTCCCGCGGCGCCACGGTCGTCGTGGCGGCGGGCAACAGCAACCAGGACATCGCCGGCTTCACCCCGGCCAACTGCAACAACATCATCTCCG
This window contains:
- a CDS encoding caspase family protein; translation: MRTVYALFVGIDTYPDSPLRGCVNDVAAAEDWLRRQPGLQPDVLRLRNAEATRDALVTGIDRHLGSAGPGDTALLWYSGHGSERRTEDPLASTGHTQALVCHDSLTEGGQPLLQDTDLGDMLDGIARRGVHVVAVLDCCHSGGATRRGATARGVEWRPWWHTPGARGLRGTAPEAAPEHVLLAACRPHESAYEEVIGGESRGWWSHSLLHALDRLGPRSTYGRVHALAEERVRDSTHLQRPELRGPATRRFLHGEETGDSPYLLRHTARGWEVNCGAAHGLRSPGAEFTLLTPSGPDARGPRVVAVHEVGPETSLARTVGWQPSTEDVEAVHPVTPSALAFPPAAVTVTGRPGDVRLVEDAVGASPMLAAGGPGLPLLVETGGGWARVSGGAGHPVAPLPLRSPADAARVADCCAHIARWHHLLDLANPDASLSSLIRVSVEPLVGDLRHTGEGEIVCSYTPDGREPQVRVRIHNLGEGELWCVLLYLADNYECSPALFEGDFVAPGHPGVARRGEPVWLRLPPGRPVSPGAHTRDVLKLVVAQNELNTEPFRLPAWSVDGWRHHRGTDIAGPLRLTPPRSTRLPGGPADRVGLWGTASVVIRTEVP
- a CDS encoding S8 family peptidase, whose product is MNKPTRRALSAVAATATLLGLAATSSTAVAVTPAASGTAAPSAAVAAERLIVGYKSGVQEARSNGVAAADAQDKAADAGQELRFERRTGTGAAVFDLGEKKSRAEVADLMAEFRGDPDVAFVEPELIAQPLAVAADPNDTDYAKQWDLFEATGGMNVPGAWPTTTGAGVTVAVIDTGYVAHSDLAGNISGGYDFISDAARARDNNGRDANPADQGDWYAVGECGTNTTPSDSSWHGTHVGGTIGAVTGNGKGIAGVAYGAKIQPVRVLGKCGGSSVDIADAITWASGGTVPGVPANPNPAKVLNLSLGGASATCPSTYQNAIDGAVSRGATVVVAAGNSNQDIAGFTPANCNNIISVASTNREGGRAFYSNFGAKVDISAPGGETRRATDTPGTVTTPENGILSTVNASKTSPTTETYKPSMGTSMAAPHIAGLAALMKAAKPSLTPAQIETAMKASARALPGTCTGGCGAGIADTAKTIAALGGTTPTDPKTFTNATAVAIPDNGAAVTSSIAVTGVTGNAPATLKVAVDIRHTYRGDLVVDLVAPDGTVRNLKAYSGSDSADNVIATYTVDASSEVANGTWKLRVQDRAAQDTGSISSWGLTF